A single window of Synechococcus sp. C9 DNA harbors:
- a CDS encoding tyrosine-type recombinase/integrase, which produces MSAVLLADLYERVKQSELGSQWCSDPLMQQDVWPLTALGFDEEYCRVHGAKNVYFTRITLPWLNYLAKLTAKARVREKCSARRIIADTLCLAHLNEFLLAHGYSQPVGITDSLLKTFISEANKGHRHSTLVFATRLWAEEGWLTLPFTPMRMRKPTPKVETIPEEVLHQIYEHLDLFPAPLERLFRLQIALGCRINEMLLMPRHCLKQEGEHWFLLRWVAKRKQWRYFQVHPLVAELVQEQQRFLDEQFGKDSQFNKLFCKTSTAFKDGAEVGGRFQVEPVYEPSPLSFMVIHLWLKAFREVANLKDKQGKPFPLTSHMFRRTKASVMAHCEVEDEYIAAVLGHGSLDMLPHYRKRSLERLEKQAETKGYVDMYGRVTTYKPRKQRYEKLADLMKVTTPLGECHRPSMLGDCQYRYACLSCTHHRVTEADIPQLEADKQQMELDLERAQIAQQERRVTEIQRLLELVNNRLQGLKELQKVREENQHESA; this is translated from the coding sequence ATGAGTGCTGTACTTTTAGCTGACCTGTATGAGCGGGTCAAGCAATCAGAGCTAGGTAGTCAGTGGTGCAGTGACCCGCTGATGCAACAAGATGTCTGGCCACTAACAGCATTGGGCTTCGACGAAGAGTATTGTCGTGTCCACGGCGCAAAGAACGTCTATTTCACACGCATTACGCTTCCTTGGCTGAATTATTTAGCAAAACTTACGGCGAAGGCGCGGGTGCGAGAGAAGTGTTCAGCCAGACGAATCATTGCTGATACCCTCTGCTTAGCCCACCTCAATGAGTTTTTGCTGGCTCATGGCTACAGCCAACCCGTAGGCATCACAGACAGTCTCCTTAAAACGTTCATCTCAGAGGCTAACAAGGGGCATCGGCACAGCACCTTGGTATTTGCAACACGCCTTTGGGCAGAGGAGGGTTGGTTGACCCTGCCATTCACCCCCATGCGAATGAGGAAGCCGACACCCAAGGTGGAGACTATTCCTGAAGAGGTGTTGCACCAAATCTACGAGCATCTTGACCTTTTTCCTGCGCCCTTGGAACGCTTGTTTCGGTTGCAAATTGCTTTAGGGTGCCGCATCAACGAGATGTTGCTCATGCCGCGCCATTGCCTCAAGCAGGAAGGAGAGCACTGGTTTTTACTACGCTGGGTAGCCAAACGGAAGCAGTGGCGTTATTTCCAGGTGCATCCTCTGGTTGCCGAGTTAGTGCAAGAGCAGCAACGTTTTTTGGACGAACAGTTTGGCAAGGATTCTCAGTTCAACAAACTTTTCTGTAAAACATCCACAGCATTTAAGGACGGGGCAGAAGTAGGAGGGCGTTTTCAAGTTGAGCCTGTTTATGAGCCTAGCCCCTTGTCGTTTATGGTAATTCACTTATGGCTCAAAGCGTTCAGGGAAGTTGCCAATCTCAAGGACAAGCAGGGCAAGCCTTTTCCTCTCACCAGCCACATGTTTCGTCGCACCAAGGCCAGTGTGATGGCGCATTGTGAAGTTGAAGACGAGTACATTGCTGCGGTTTTAGGGCATGGTTCCCTCGACATGTTGCCTCATTATCGTAAGCGGTCTTTAGAACGGCTAGAGAAACAGGCAGAAACCAAGGGATACGTGGACATGTACGGGCGGGTAACCACCTACAAGCCCCGCAAGCAACGCTACGAAAAGTTAGCTGACCTGATGAAGGTTACGACTCCCCTTGGTGAGTGCCATCGCCCCAGTATGTTGGGCGATTGCCAGTACCGTTACGCCTGCCTAAGTTGCACCCATCACCGAGTTACAGAAGCAGACATTCCACAACTAGAGGCAGATAAGCAACAAATGGAGCTTGACCTTGAACGTGCCCAAATAGCTCAACAAGAGCGGCGCGTAACCGAGATTCAAAGGTTGCTGGAACTTGTAAACAATCGCCTGCAAGGATTAAAGGAACTGCAAAAAGTACGGGAGGAAAATCAACATGAGTCAGCGTAA